One window of the Halanaerobium saccharolyticum subsp. saccharolyticum DSM 6643 genome contains the following:
- a CDS encoding DegV family protein — MKEKIAVVTDSTSDLTKKELEKYNITSIPLKVIYSDSQFHDRVDITPAEVYESFEREIPTTSMPSPQEIMDVYNELKEEGYTHIISIHISSGLSATYSNCMMVADQIEGIEVEVIDSKMLSKGLGRLVLYANNLIKNKDLSFNEIIEKVEAQKDKIEVLFVVETLKYLKKGGRIGKVSGTIAEFLNIKPIIAIDEEGEYFTFDKVRGRKRSLKKMYSIIKDKVQDGKEYVVDVMNAAAEEEAHSLLDKFKQLSQVKETYFSEISPVMVVHTGPGLIGVVLTEIEK, encoded by the coding sequence ATGAAGGAAAAAATTGCAGTTGTAACTGATAGCACTTCAGATTTGACGAAGAAAGAATTAGAAAAATATAATATAACTTCAATTCCCTTAAAGGTTATATACAGTGATAGTCAGTTCCATGATCGAGTTGATATTACACCAGCAGAAGTTTATGAAAGTTTTGAAAGAGAGATACCGACTACTTCTATGCCTTCTCCTCAGGAAATAATGGATGTTTATAATGAATTAAAAGAAGAGGGCTATACCCACATTATTTCTATCCATATATCGAGTGGTCTTTCTGCAACTTACAGTAATTGTATGATGGTTGCTGATCAAATTGAAGGAATAGAAGTTGAAGTAATTGACTCAAAAATGCTTTCAAAGGGTTTAGGAAGACTTGTACTTTATGCAAATAATTTAATTAAAAATAAAGATCTAAGTTTTAATGAGATCATTGAAAAAGTTGAAGCTCAAAAGGATAAAATTGAAGTTCTATTTGTGGTAGAAACTCTTAAATATCTCAAAAAAGGTGGTAGAATTGGCAAGGTATCTGGAACTATTGCTGAATTTTTAAATATAAAACCGATAATTGCCATTGATGAGGAAGGCGAATATTTTACTTTTGATAAAGTTAGAGGACGTAAAAGATCATTAAAAAAGATGTATTCTATTATTAAAGATAAAGTACAAGATGGTAAAGAGTATGTGGTTGATGTTATGAATGCTGCTGCTGAAGAAGAGGCACATAGTCTTTTAGATAAATTCAAGCAGTTATCTCAGGTAAAAGAAACGTATTTTAGTGAAATTAGTCCAGTTATGGTTGTTCATACTGGTCCTGGATTAATTGGAGTTGTATTAACTGAAATTGAAAAATAA
- a CDS encoding class I SAM-dependent methyltransferase, whose amino-acid sequence MDFYSEFSKNYDKIFPLNSKKLNLIDNTFKGLKEKKEEIKLLDVGCGTGSYALKLAEKGYQVKAIDLDAEMISLAESKMKDARVEVDFYRLGMLNLKKKFKKASFDGIYIIGNVLVHLTKEGIKDFLDLAAEILKEKGKIFIQIVNYNRILELDLDGLPTIYSKDDSVRFERNYEYNEKENILYFKTRLIDHFDDQLLSENKIELYPLCKSELEDYLKEAGFKVEKIYGSPVGDHYRELSSIPLLITAKKAEQKSG is encoded by the coding sequence ATGGATTTTTATTCTGAGTTTAGTAAAAACTATGATAAAATTTTTCCTCTTAATTCTAAAAAACTTAATTTAATTGACAATACATTTAAAGGGCTGAAAGAAAAAAAGGAAGAAATTAAACTTTTAGATGTTGGTTGTGGCACAGGAAGTTATGCTCTGAAATTAGCAGAAAAAGGTTATCAAGTTAAAGCAATTGATCTTGATGCAGAGATGATTTCTTTAGCAGAATCAAAAATGAAGGATGCTCGAGTAGAAGTTGATTTTTATCGACTTGGAATGTTAAATTTGAAGAAAAAATTTAAAAAAGCTAGTTTTGATGGAATTTATATTATTGGCAATGTTTTAGTTCATCTAACAAAAGAAGGGATTAAAGATTTTTTAGATTTGGCAGCAGAAATATTAAAAGAAAAGGGTAAAATATTTATTCAGATAGTTAATTATAATCGAATTCTTGAGTTAGATTTAGATGGATTGCCTACAATTTATAGCAAAGATGACTCAGTGCGCTTTGAGCGCAATTATGAATATAACGAAAAAGAAAATATATTATATTTTAAAACTAGATTAATTGATCATTTTGATGATCAGCTTTTATCAGAGAATAAAATAGAACTGTATCCACTCTGTAAATCTGAGCTTGAAGATTATTTAAAAGAAGCAGGATTTAAAGTTGAAAAGATATATGGAAGTCCGGTTGGTGATCATTATCGGGAATTAAGCTCGATTCCATTGCTTATAACAGCTAAAAAAGCTGAACAAAAATCTGGCTAG
- a CDS encoding DUF3796 domain-containing protein codes for MRNNNYDWRLGFMGFLGLMGFQAFSLEQPIYLLYFSFFSFFSAFRYKFPKLKYLGLLGLLGIILYLFALTGIITV; via the coding sequence ATGAGAAACAATAATTATGACTGGCGTCTTGGTTTTATGGGTTTCTTAGGATTAATGGGCTTTCAGGCTTTTAGTCTTGAACAACCAATTTACTTATTATATTTTTCATTTTTTAGTTTTTTCTCAGCCTTTCGTTATAAATTTCCTAAACTTAAATATTTAGGATTACTTGGATTATTGGGGATTATTCTTTATCTATTTGCTTTAACTGGAATAATTACAGTCTGA
- a CDS encoding coenzyme F420-0:L-glutamate ligase, whose product MRTVGTEVRGLRAPIVKEGDQLVEIVVDSLKQSIQEEGYELRDKDVLGITESLVARAQGNYINIEDIAAEINEIFSGDSIGIVFPILSRNRFSMILKGIAASGKKIYLQLSYPNDEVGNPLLDARKIYDLKIDPYQYVIEEEEYYQKFSDFKHPFTGVNYVDLYKEIAAETEIEIIAANQPETILNYTDQVIVADIHTKERTKEILKENGVAKVVSLNEICNKDQGKGYNPDYGLLGSNKASENRLKLFPKDGQHFVEEVQKEIREFSGKEVEVMIYGDGAFKDPVAKIWELADPVVSPAYTKGLEGTPNEVKLKYLADNELEKLKGEELLTAMKEEIREKEADLTANIKAQGTTPRRLTDLLGSLCDLVSGSGDKGTPIILIQGYFDNLADE is encoded by the coding sequence ATGAGAACAGTTGGCACAGAAGTGAGAGGACTTAGAGCTCCAATAGTCAAAGAAGGCGATCAACTGGTGGAAATAGTTGTTGATTCTTTAAAGCAGTCGATTCAAGAGGAAGGTTACGAACTTAGAGATAAAGATGTTTTAGGAATAACCGAATCTTTGGTTGCTAGAGCACAGGGTAATTACATTAATATTGAGGATATTGCAGCTGAAATTAATGAGATTTTCAGTGGAGATTCAATAGGCATTGTTTTTCCAATTTTAAGTAGAAATCGTTTTTCTATGATTTTAAAAGGAATTGCAGCGAGTGGGAAAAAAATATATTTACAGCTGAGTTATCCAAATGATGAAGTTGGGAATCCGCTTTTAGATGCACGAAAAATCTATGATTTGAAAATCGATCCTTATCAGTATGTTATTGAAGAGGAAGAATATTATCAAAAATTTTCAGATTTCAAGCACCCTTTTACAGGGGTTAATTATGTTGATTTATATAAGGAGATTGCTGCAGAAACAGAAATTGAAATAATAGCAGCTAATCAACCTGAGACAATTTTAAATTATACTGACCAAGTAATTGTTGCTGACATCCACACAAAAGAACGGACTAAAGAAATTTTAAAAGAAAATGGAGTAGCAAAAGTTGTCAGCCTTAATGAAATTTGTAATAAAGATCAAGGTAAGGGATATAATCCTGATTATGGACTTTTAGGATCTAATAAGGCATCTGAAAACAGATTGAAACTGTTTCCTAAAGATGGACAGCATTTCGTTGAAGAAGTTCAAAAGGAAATAAGAGAATTTAGCGGCAAAGAAGTTGAAGTAATGATTTATGGTGATGGGGCTTTTAAAGATCCTGTAGCAAAGATTTGGGAGCTTGCTGATCCTGTTGTTTCACCGGCTTATACAAAAGGTTTAGAAGGAACTCCAAATGAGGTTAAATTGAAATATTTAGCTGATAATGAGCTTGAAAAATTAAAAGGTGAAGAATTATTAACTGCTATGAAAGAAGAGATTAGGGAAAAAGAAGCTGATTTAACTGCTAATATTAAAGCTCAGGGTACAACTCCTAGAAGATTAACTGATTTACTGGGAAGTTTATGTGATTTAGTTAGTGGTAGTGGAGATAAAGGAACTCCGATAATTTTAATTCAAGGTTATTTTGATAATCTTGCAGACGAATAA